AGCATCACGCTCTCCAGCACATGGTGCTTTCAGGCCTCGCCCTTCTTTTTGGCGTTTCCATGATTTGCATCGACCTAAATACAGCGACAGGTATCGATTAATTAAGCGCCGCGCGACCGATTTCCGTGCTGGCATCGTCATCTCTTTGCTGGAGTGAATCTTCCCAGTCACCGTAAggaatttcatcttttaatccGAGACAACTGTTCCGTCGTGTCGTTTCGCCCTTGTTCTTGCGTGCAATTGATATTTAGAAAAGTCAAGTTTAGCTCGATTAGGCAGGCGCAATTAAGGAATTGTCTTCTAGGTTGGAAAAACAATTATGATCAATGCAGATATCCGCATATGCGAAATGGGCACTCGAGTTGTTCCCATCCAAGACACCATTTAACTTATAATAAAGATGACTTAAGGAGCAACTGGACAAAACAATAATTGCCTAGACAAAGGATGAGTTTCCAGGTCATACTCTCTTGTCTGGATTCATCGCATATTCCTAGGATTACCTTCTCCATTCGAACCGGTATTTTCCTCGTTTCTGTGACATCGCTTGGTTTTTGTAGCCCGACAAGATCTCGTTCTTTTCCCACCCCCTCATGCAAGAACTAGACAAGAGCCTCCACGACCCTTTAATCCAGTCGCGTCGGGGTGATCTGAAAGATGAGGGAAAACAGGAGACCTTGCTCGGGAAACGACCCGTCAAGGTTAGATTCCAAGAAAACGAGCCGGGGAGCGATGCTGCTGCTGCCCATGGAAGTGGCCGGTTCAACAGATACGCCCTCGCCGGGGCCATCCTGGCCTCCACCAACTCCATCCTGTTGGGATACGGTGAGTCTTGAAAGGTTCCCGGCATTGATCTTCTCTTTGAGAATCGACCTGTCCGCGATGAGCGCATTGATTTCCGAAAGAGCAAGTACATGGAGAGagaacccttttctttttgctcgaTTTGCGAAGTTGGGTTGGTCATTAAATTGGGGTTTTCTTTTGCTGCGAATTGATTGAATGAACGCATGTTGTGTGTTTGCTGGTTCGGTTTCTGCAGATATCGGGGTGATGAGCGGCGCGGCGTTGTTCATCCGAGAGGACCTCAAGATCACGTCAACACAAGTTGAGATCTTGGTGGGCTCTCTCAACGTGGTGTCGCTGTTCGGGTCCCTGGCCTCCGGCCGGACCTCCGATTGGATTGGCCGCCGGTGGACCATCGTCCTCGCGGCCTGCACCTTCCTGGTCGGCGCGCTCCTGATGGGCCTCGCCCCTTCGTTCCCGTTCCTCATGGCCGGGAGGGTAGTCgccggggtcggggtcgggttCTCCCTCATGATTGCGCCGGTCTACGTGGCCGAGCTCTCGCCGGCGATGACCCGAGGCTTCCTGTCGTCGCTCCCCGAGGTCTTCATCAACATCGGCATCCTCCTCGGATACATATCGAACTACGCCTTGTCAGGCCTCCCGCCTGATGTAAATTGGAGGCTCATGCTGGGCCTGGCCGCGCTGCCGGCCGTCGCGATCGGGTTGGGGGTGATGGCGATGCCGGAGTCGCCGAGGTGGCTCGTCCTGGAAGGGAGGCTGGAAGAGGCGAGGCAAGTCCTGGTCAGGACATCGGAAACCGTGGAAGAGGCGGAATTGAGGCTCGGCGAGATGGTCGAAGCCGCTTCCCTAAATCCTGGCCCAGCTCATTGGAACGGGCAGGGCGTATGGAGGGAGCTCCTGTGGTGCCCGTCCCGGCCCGTCAGGAGGATACTCGTCGCCGCAATCGGGCTCAACTTCTTCATGCAGGCATCCGGGAACGACGCGGTCGTGTACTACAGCCCGGAGGTGTTCCGAGATGCCGGAATCAGCAACCAGCGGCTGCTCATGGGGGTCACGGTGATCATGGGCTTTGCGAAGACGTTCTTCGTGTTCGTATCGGCCCTTTTCTTGGACCGGTTTGGGCGGAGGCCCCTCCTGCTGCTGGGCTCCGCCGGGATGGCGATGTCCCTGGCCGGGCTCGGCATGGGCTCCATGTTCCTCGAGAGGTCGGGGAGCAAGCCCGCGTGGGCCATCGTGCTGTGTGTGGTGGCCCTCTGCGCCGACGTCTCGTTCTTTTCGATTGGGCTCGGGCCCATCACGTGGGTCTACTCGACCGAGGTGTTCCCGACGAGGCTGCGGGCCCAGGGCACGAGCCTGGCCATCGCGGTGAACCGGCTGGTGAGCGGGGCGGTGGCGATGTCGTTCCTGAGCATCTCCAGGGAGATGACCTTCGGGGGGATGTTTCTCATGCTCGCTGGGGTGATGGTTTTGGCGACTGTgttcttctacttctttttgCCTGAGACGAAAGGTAAGAGTTTGGAAGAGATCGGGGCTTTATTTGAGGATAAAGATTGATCAATAGACGAAAGAGATAGAGCCAAATGAAGAGCATAAAAATGTCGAGTTGATGACCAATTGTATCGTTTCTTGGGGAAGCGGGGGGTGGTCGAATTGTATTCTTTGCGACAGATCGAGGGTGCAGGAACTCAGTTCTCTCTTATTTTCCGTATGGGATCGATCGTGTTGTGGCGATGAAATCAAGCTCAAACTTTTCCATTTTGGTGTTATTGTCAATCATGGGGTTTTTTTCTTAGGCTTGGGCTGACAAAGTGGGCCTTGGGCCTTgggcttcctcttctctttctgatgagctcttcttgcatgttCTCAACGAggctttgaaaattcaaagctaGAATATGCAGCAGCTCATTTTGACATGAAGAGGAGCCTCAAATCATAGCATCACCGAGCGGCTTCCGACCTGAGGCTTCCCTCGAGCGGGACTCgttcagttttttcttttttcgtcgAAAAAACACTCGTCATATTCTCATTCAAATGAAATATGAGACGACAATGTACAGGCTTTAGAACAGTGCAATTCCAGAAGACAAGTAGGGGATAAGCGACCCAATTAACCAGTAAACATTATTGCGGTGGGTTTTGGCAACCCAATCTGCGACATGGTGACTTCTTCTTCGACAGTTAGCCATCTTTAAATTGCCGAATAACTTTGCACGCGCCTGAATTTCAGTGAAAAGTGCATGACCTTCCCAACTCACTTGATCTGCTCCTCGCTCATCATCTCCACTAGATCAGTTCTATCTGTCTCCAACACGATCTTTAGTTCGCTTTTGGCTTCAAAGTGTTTTGAGGGTCTCAAGCACCGCAGCTGCCTCCGCCTAGATCGCCAACGAGACCCTCATAAATCAAGCAAACCCATCTAGTAAGATACCCTGGCTGTCTCAGCTTATGCACACGATGGCCCCTTCCTTGTTTCTGCAACAAAAGACCCATCAGCGTTAGTTTTAATCACCCCAGGGGGAGGAGGGGTCCAGATCGGAGGTAAGTCTTTCTGTGGTTGTAGATTTCCATTCGTTTTCTCTGGCCATCTACTGAAGTTTTCCCCGCGGCGATTGCTGAGGTGATCATGTGCTGGGAATTTGACTACTGAGCTTTGACCACCAAGTCCTTCTGAGATTTCCAGATCTGCCATAATAATAAAGCAAGGAGCTCGAAAATATGGAGTTATGTCTAAAATTCAGCAGCCATCCCTCAATCACTTAGGGCACGGATGATAactattttggtaataaattgatttttgaaataaaaatagatttttttatttctatttttagataaatttccgagcaaaaatacacatttaataacgatgcaaaatttctattttcaaaataaaaattcatttaatatcaacacaaaatttctacttctagGATGACAACAAACAAAAGGAGTGGTGGTGCCGGCGATCGACAATGGTGGCAATTGGCAACTAGCAAGTGATTAGATAGGGGTGGGGGATGGCAGCGGTGGATGGGGGACAACGATCAGCAATAGCGGAGGGCGGGTGGTAGCAATGAGTAGGCGGCTGATTGGTAACGAGGATGAATGataagaagaaattttatttctcatttatgttttaaatctatttttaaactaaaaatttattcttgagATAGAAAAACGAAATCGCGTTACCAATTGAATTTacgggtgtgtttgtttcacggaaaacatAACATTTTGTTATGTTTTCCGGGAAACCATATTCCAAGAAAATggttagttttcctttgtttggtaataCGTGACTAAAAgtattttctagtgtttggatcacatttgaaaaatgatctaacaATTGACAATAGTGTGCCTCttacttccaaattaatttattgagtccatgttactttataaatggatttttctcgatcagtttaataaatctaaaatttgaacctgcaaaatgaaaatgaaacccGAATTCATACAcgcattttttttcctgaaaatggaCATGATTTCCGGTTACAAGAGCAAGTCAAAACGATCTCATTAATCGCTTCAATACATTTTGCTCTCTTCGGATGGATGCGCCTCTCGTGCGGCTCTCGCAAGTTATCTTGAATTGCCCATGGACACCACGAAGGACCATACCCGGAATCTATGTCCTGTAGATAAGGAAATTGATCAACACTCCGATCCAATATCAAATGTATTACCAGTTGCTCTAATTGCTCCTTCTTAAGATCAAAACCTGAAGAAGGTACATAGCAAAAAAGataacatgaaagaaaaattaaagctGGAAGAAGGGACAATCACAAAAGGAAGCTACAGACTCCTAGAGTGGCATTATCATGCATGAAAAACGAA
This genomic stretch from Eucalyptus grandis isolate ANBG69807.140 chromosome 3, ASM1654582v1, whole genome shotgun sequence harbors:
- the LOC104436598 gene encoding probable polyol transporter 6, with the protein product MQELDKSLHDPLIQSRRGDLKDEGKQETLLGKRPVKVRFQENEPGSDAAAAHGSGRFNRYALAGAILASTNSILLGYDIGVMSGAALFIREDLKITSTQVEILVGSLNVVSLFGSLASGRTSDWIGRRWTIVLAACTFLVGALLMGLAPSFPFLMAGRVVAGVGVGFSLMIAPVYVAELSPAMTRGFLSSLPEVFINIGILLGYISNYALSGLPPDVNWRLMLGLAALPAVAIGLGVMAMPESPRWLVLEGRLEEARQVLVRTSETVEEAELRLGEMVEAASLNPGPAHWNGQGVWRELLWCPSRPVRRILVAAIGLNFFMQASGNDAVVYYSPEVFRDAGISNQRLLMGVTVIMGFAKTFFVFVSALFLDRFGRRPLLLLGSAGMAMSLAGLGMGSMFLERSGSKPAWAIVLCVVALCADVSFFSIGLGPITWVYSTEVFPTRLRAQGTSLAIAVNRLVSGAVAMSFLSISREMTFGGMFLMLAGVMVLATVFFYFFLPETKGKSLEEIGALFEDKD